One Succinispira mobilis DSM 6222 genomic window carries:
- a CDS encoding methyl-accepting chemotaxis protein yields the protein MKKLSWKFAVVCTTIMLVTTALLGFYAVSNMQDLLTAIAKKTVKHDISFAQEHIDTKLPGAWQVKGDKLFKGNVLINDNASIVDEIKTTTENDVTIFLFDTRVATSVKDAQGKRAIGTKASNEVVERVLNNKAVFEGKASVVGVENEAIYKPIVDAQGQVVGILFMGTPTPFKTEIASFAKNISIFIVLAVLLAIGVIIFVSKKITATIEALVKSAELIAKGDLRVKVSSNSKDEVGQLAQAMQTMVGDIQKVIATIQHSSDLVENSSKQLSTNAMEAAEVSSQVANSICEVSSDAECQSSAISVVKEVVEQTALDIENTMDTANKARENANQATLNAKNGSQAIDTVVKQMASISKTVVFSANAVNDLGERSQEIGKIVDTISSIASQTNLLALNAAIEAARAGEHGRGFAVVAEEVRKLAEQSALASKDIVDLITIIQRDTTQAVQAISAGKAEVETGSAVVNNAGKAFAEIYQQIQAVNNQTQEISTLVGNMFQGNSKILVAIEDINNSGKNVAVQSQNVSAATQELSATMEEIASSTDILAGLAVNLKSETSKFKI from the coding sequence TTGAAAAAACTAAGTTGGAAATTTGCTGTGGTTTGTACAACAATAATGCTGGTAACTACTGCGTTATTAGGATTTTATGCTGTAAGTAATATGCAAGATTTATTAACTGCGATAGCTAAAAAAACAGTTAAACATGATATTAGCTTTGCGCAAGAACATATTGATACAAAACTACCAGGTGCTTGGCAGGTAAAAGGTGATAAGTTGTTTAAGGGGAATGTCCTAATTAATGATAATGCTAGTATTGTTGATGAAATAAAAACTACTACAGAAAATGATGTAACAATATTTTTATTTGATACTAGGGTCGCGACAAGTGTAAAAGATGCTCAAGGTAAAAGAGCAATTGGTACAAAGGCTAGTAATGAGGTCGTGGAAAGAGTTTTAAATAACAAAGCTGTTTTTGAAGGTAAAGCTAGTGTTGTAGGTGTTGAAAACGAGGCGATATATAAGCCGATAGTAGATGCTCAAGGACAGGTTGTAGGCATATTGTTTATGGGTACGCCAACACCTTTTAAGACGGAAATAGCTAGTTTTGCTAAAAATATAAGTATTTTTATTGTTTTAGCGGTGCTATTAGCAATTGGCGTAATAATATTTGTTTCTAAAAAAATAACAGCAACCATTGAAGCTTTAGTTAAGAGTGCGGAATTAATAGCCAAGGGTGATTTAAGAGTAAAAGTAAGCAGCAATAGTAAAGATGAAGTTGGTCAATTGGCCCAGGCTATGCAAACAATGGTGGGCGATATCCAAAAAGTAATTGCTACCATTCAACATAGTAGTGATTTAGTAGAAAACTCTTCTAAACAACTGAGCACCAATGCCATGGAAGCGGCTGAAGTCTCTTCTCAAGTAGCGAATTCCATTTGTGAGGTATCAAGCGATGCGGAGTGTCAATCTAGTGCTATTTCAGTGGTCAAGGAAGTTGTAGAGCAAACAGCTCTAGATATTGAAAACACTATGGATACAGCTAATAAAGCTAGAGAAAATGCCAATCAAGCTACTTTAAATGCGAAAAACGGGAGCCAGGCCATTGATACTGTGGTAAAACAAATGGCCAGCATTAGCAAAACTGTAGTTTTTTCGGCAAATGCAGTTAATGATTTGGGTGAACGTTCTCAAGAAATTGGCAAGATTGTCGATACGATATCTAGTATTGCTAGCCAAACAAATTTACTTGCTTTAAATGCAGCCATTGAAGCTGCTAGAGCAGGTGAACATGGACGGGGTTTTGCTGTTGTAGCTGAGGAAGTTAGAAAATTAGCGGAACAGTCAGCCTTAGCTTCTAAGGATATTGTAGACTTAATTACTATTATTCAACGGGATACAACTCAAGCAGTTCAAGCAATAAGTGCTGGCAAAGCAGAGGTAGAAACTGGTTCCGCAGTTGTTAATAATGCTGGGAAGGCTTTTGCGGAAATTTATCAGCAAATACAAGCAGTTAATAATCAAACACAAGAAATAAGTACTTTGGTAGGAAATATGTTTCAAGGCAATAGTAAAATTTTAGTTGCAATTGAGGATATTAATAATTCGGGGAAAAATGTAGCCGTGCAATCGCAAAATGTTTCAGCGGCGACGCAGGAACTATCAGCTACGATGGAAGAAATCGCTTCTTCAACGGATATTTTAGCTGGTTTGGCCGTTAACCTGAAATCAGAAACTAGTAAATTTAAAATTTAA